A stretch of DNA from Tautonia rosea:
ACGGGGCAGCTTTGCCCGATCGAGCTGGCAGGAGAGTCAGGCCGGCAGCGATCGCGGCCCCGGACTGTCCGAGGAAGGCACGGCGGTTCGACTCGGTCATGGCTCGGGCTCCGTTCGGAGAGGAAGGTAAAGCAGGGAAAGGCCGGCTTGGCTCAGCGGTCAATCATCAGGTCATCGTGGGCATGAATTCGGAAATCGTTCATCAAGATCCGCCTGCGTCGGTCGGTTCGACGCTTCCGCATCGTAACCCCTCCGAGTCGTGGGCTCCAGCGGTGGGACTGCCTTGCCGATCGGGAGCGGTCGCGACTAGCCTGGAAGGACCGGATCGAAGCTCAGCACGCCCAGCCCCCTCGACCCCGCAACCTGCCATGCGAGACGTTCTCGATCAACTAACCGACCTGCTCGACCTCGGCCGGGAAGCCTTGCTCTGCCAGGTGGTCGAGACTAAAGGCTCGACCCCTCAGAAAGCCGGGGCCCTCATGCTGGTTGATCCCAGCGGCGGACAGGTCGGCACACTCGGTGGGGGGTGCGTCGAGAACGAGGTGAAGCAGAAGGCCCTTCGACGCCTCGGCCAGACCGGGGCTGATCGTCATACGTTTGTACTCGACCATGATTACGCCTGGGCTGATGGCCTGATTTGCGGCGGGAAGATGGTGATCCTGGCCGAGGCGTTCAGGGGTCCAGAGGCCGCCGCCTACTTCCGCGCCTACCGCGATCGGCTCGACGCGGGGCTTGGGCTGGTCGAGGCGGTGGCGATCGATCCCGAACGCTGCGGGGTCGAGGCGATCGGAGAGCGCTGGCTGTTCGGCCCAGAGGCGGAACTCGTCGCCAGCCTGCCGCAACGCGATCTGCCCAACGCTGTCGCAACGCTGATTGAGCCGATCGAACGTCGCCCGAAACTCGCATCCACCCGAGGGGTGGCCATCTTGCCGGTCTTGCCTCGGATTCGCCTGGTGATCGTCGGCGCCGGGCACGTCGGCCAGGCGGTGGCAAAGCTCGCTGCGGAAGCGGATTTCGATGTGACCGTTGTCGACGACCGGGCCCAGTATGCTAACCCCGAGCGGTTTCCGATGGCCGATCAGATCGTCGTCGGTCCGATGGAGGAGGTCCTCCCCGCCCTCGATACCAATCCCCATACCTATGCACTGGTCGTCACGCGAGGACACGGCCACGACCAGGAGGCCCTCTTTCACCTGGCCCCGACCGCCGCTTCCTATGTCGGCTTGATCGGCAGTAAACGAAAGATCCGCCTGATCTTCGACGGCCTGCGTGAACAGGGGATTGGCGAGAAGCATCTGGCCCGCGTGACCGCCCCGATCGGCCTCTCGATCGGCTCGCAAACGGTTCCGGAAATCGCCATCAGCGTGGTCGCTCAGCTCATCGCCCGGCGCAATCTGGGGCTGGAGGCGGTCGAGACGAACGGCTTCGCCCGGGTGGAACCGAAGGATGCTCCCGAGGCGGTCAACTCGTGATCGCCGCGCTGGTCCCCTCGGCCGGTCAGAGCCGTCGAATGGGCCGACCCAAGCTTACCTTGCCCCTCGCCGAAGGTGGGGTTGTAATTGCTCGGGTTGTCTCCGCCTTGCGAATCGGTGGGGCCGATCGAGTGCTGGTGATCGCACCCCCCAGGAGCGAGCCGGGTTCGGCCGAGTTGCTCGATCAGGCGAGGGAAGCCGGGGCAGAAACCCTGGAATTACCCGATGTCACTCCTGAGATGAGGGCCACGGTCGAGGCTGGTCTGGACCTCCTGGAAACCGGTCCCCTGCCCTCTTCCGTCCTGATCTGTCCGGGAGATAGTGTCGGCCTGACCCCCGGCCTGGTCACCGCCGTGGTCGATGGGATGAGGCGTCATCCCCAATCGATCGTCGTCCCCGTCTTCAAGACGCGACGGGGACATCCGCTCGGCCTACCCTGGCCGTTGGCCTGTGCCATCCGAGAGCTTCCCTCAGATGTCGGCATCAATGCCCTTCGCAATCAGTTTGCCGATCGTGTGGTCCTGCTCGACGTGTCCGAACCGGGGACAGCCGAGGATCTCGATACCCCGGACGATTATCTCAAATGGAAACCCCAATCGGGGACATGATTGAATGATGAAAGTTAGTTGGATTGTGTTTCGTTCTCGATCCGATTGATGTTTCGACGACCGAACCCGAGCACCTGGAACAGCAGTCCAATTCCCAGAGCAAGCCCCATCAGCAAGGTCCCCGTAACAAGCGTGGTGACGAGGCCGCCGGGCCACTCCGTCATCGAGTTACTTGCCGGATCAAAGTCTGCGTTGGCGAGCCCCAGGGCCGACGAAACCATCAGACCGATCATGCCGGCCATGAACTGCGGAATCGCGACCACCTGGGTCAGGGCGACGGCCAGACCTCCGGTCGTCAACGCGAGACCGATCCGGTAAGACCGTTGGCAGAAGATGCCGCCAACCAGACCAAGCAGCACCGTACCCATGGTCATCCCGATCCGGGCACCACCCTCGGTCAACGCGCTGCCGAACATGACTGGGATCGGTAAATTGCTCAGGAAGACAATCACCCAGCCGACCAATAGTCCGGGAGTCCCCTTGCGAGGTTCGAATGTGATCTCCGGATCGGAGACAACAGGACTGTTCGGTGCCACATAGGGGTTCGAGGCGTCTGACACCGTGGGCTGCTCCGCATCAAGAGGACGATTGTGGGTTGATTCGGATGGGCGGAACATCGCCGTCATCGGATCACTCGGGTCGCGAGCCCTCGCCACCGGGGAGGGGTGAGCACGAGAAGAAGCACGCCAAGGCCCATCGAAAGCTTCATGAGAAGCATACCGGTCACCAGGCTAATGCAGAAGCCGGCGGGCCAGGTCGTGACCTGTCCAGGGTGTGGCAAGAGTCCCGCGGCAAAGGTCAACCAAAGTGCGATCAGCCCGGCGATCCCGTGCAAAATGGGGACGACCTGAAACAGGGCAATCCCGATCCCCCCAACGATCATCGTGAATCCGACCCGTTCCGAGATCGAGCAGACGAGCACTCCCAACAGGCCCAGCAGTGCCAATCCCAGCAGAACCCCGATCCAGGCATCGCCACTTGCGTTGCGTAAGGCGATCACGATCGCAAGCGGAAGGTTCAGCAGAAACACTGCCAAGGCACCCAGGAGCCGGCGGTCAAGCCGGGGACGGGATCGTGAACGATCACCCAGACCACTCCGAGGTGCGAGATAGGGGTTTGAGTCGTCCAACGCGGCATCGTTCCTTCCTGAGGCAGCGGCGACCGATCGGTTGAACGTGGGTGGGTGAATCCAGTGCACCAGCCTCAGAACACGCTCGAGCATGGATCGTACCGAAATCTCAGGCAGCGGAACCACCCGGAGCGATGGGTCCTGTGGTACGTTGAGGGACAATCGAGTCCTCCCGTAATTCAAAGGTTGGGCTCAATGGTACGACCACCGAAGCCTGCTTGAGGTTTCGGAACGCTCGTCGAAATGTTGGAAGCCCTGTGACGAACACCTTTGCAATCCGGCCGGAGTTTCTGGAGCAGGAAGGACGACCACTCGATGAACGATCACTCCTTCACCGACACCCAGGCGGACCCGATCACCGCGAAATCACTCGGGTACGTAAACCTCGTGTTCGGGACGCTCCTATTGCTCTCGGTCGTCTACGAGGCTGGTGTCGTTCTGGCGATGCCCACCTTTGGCCGCCTGATGACCTGGGCCCAGAGCCAGCAACTCCAGCAACGCGATGCCCAGTGGTCTGCCCGACGCGATCAGTTTCAAGCGCGAATGGAGGCCGCGGAATCGGACGAGGAACGAGAGGTCATTGCCGCCGAGCAGACGGTCTTCTCGATGAGCGAAGTGGACGACCCTGCCTGGCTTGGTTTCAGCATGAGCTTCCTCGACGATCCTGCACTTCGAACCGGGGTCCTGGTGAAGCTCGGGATCATGTCGGCCTTGAATGGTCTCTTGATCGCCTCGGGAATCGGCCTGATCCGCCTGAGACGATGGGGCCGGGCGGCCGCGAGGGTGGCGTCGGCCTTGATGATTCTTGCCATTCTCGGATTCACCGTTGTTTCCGTCCAACTGACCCCCGGCATGGCCGATCGCTGGACGGCCGAACTGCGCGAATCCATGTTTCCTCCCATGCCGGACGACGAAGAGACAGCCGCGATCGATGCCGAACTGATGCGTTATGAACAGGGAATGAGCCGTTTATTCAAAGCTGTGATGGTGGGGAGCAATGGACTTTCGTGTCTTTTTCCGTTGATTGTTCTGGTGGTTGCCTCTCGGCCAGGGGTCAGGCTCGCGGTCGAGGTGAGACCGGACAGGTCATCGGGCGATTGAGCTTCGAATTCCCGCTCGCCGATCCCCAGAACCCACCATCACGAGACGAGCAGACCCATGAGCAAACCACAGCCCTCTCCTCCCATTCGGCCAAGGCCGAAGCCCTTGCGGGTGATTGGAACCCTGAATCTGCTCTTCGGCGCAGTCCTGGTGGCGGTCGCATGGAGCATGCTCGGAGGAATGGCCTTCAGCGGCATGACAGCCGAACCCTACGAGGGCTTGAAACGAGCCCTCATGCTCCAGGCAGAACGCGAGCATCAACAGAAGATCGCGACCCTGGAGAAGCGAGAAGCCGCTGCAACGTCTGAGGACGCCCGGCGCGTGTTTCGAGAAGAACGCGAGCGGCGAGCCGCCCTTGGTCCGAAGCTGCCGCCAGGGTCCGAGCTGGTGATGATGGGCAGCCAGATGCAGTCGTTCGGAACCTGGTCGGTCGTCAACTCGGCCACTTCGCTGGGAATCAATCTGTTGATGATTGTCGCGGGGGCCGGTCTCCTGCAACGTGTCGAGTGGGCGCGACGGCTGAGCCTCTGGGTGGCGGGCATCAAACTGGTGCGCCTCCTGCTCTTGCAAACCGTGTTTGTGGTCTTCGTGGTGCCGTCGTTCTCCCGACGATTAGGTGAAGCGGTGCAGGAGACCATCGCGGTCCAGGGTGGAGGATTGCCGGCAGGAATGCCCAGCATGACGCAGATTTATGCCGTCACCTACACGGTCATGGGAGTCGGCATGCTGATCCTGGGGGCGATTTATCCAATTGTGATGCTTGTCATGCTGAACCGTCCCGGCGTGAAGGCGGCGAGCATGCCGGCCGAGATCCGGGCCAGGCAGATGATGATTGAGGCGGGGCGAGTCCGATGAGGGTGGCAAGCGAAGTCTGGCTTGGCCCTCTGGTCGGTCCGGAGTGTCGCAGAGCGGTCGGCAAGGGGTGGCTGTTTCTGGCTCGAGGAGTCGCGGGCCTGCTCTCGGCGGCGATCGCCATGGCGATCCTTTGGTGGTGGTGGATCAACTGGAACGAGGCGGCCGATCCGGACTTCTCCCCATATCAGGCCTTGCGCGGTGGCCTAACGCTGCTCATTGGCCTTGCGACCACCATCGCGCTCGTCTTCGGGCCGGCAGTGATTGCGGGGAGCCTCAGCGGAGAACAGGAGCGGGGATCGATGGGCCTCTTGCTCACGACTCGCGTCTCCGCCCTGGAAATCGTGGCGGGACGGCTCGCGGGTCGACTGACCCAGGTCGGGGCGGTCTTGCTGGCCATGCTCCCGCCAATGCTCCTGCTTGGCTTTCTGGCGGCCATCCGGCCGGGAGTTCTCGGCGTCATGCTCCTCTACGGGCCTGGACTGGCTCTTGGGGCCTCGGGGGTGACGGCGGGGGTGGCAGTTCTGTCTCGAAGAGGACGCGACGCCCTGCTCGGCTCCTATGCGATCGGTCTAGGGTTGCTGCTGACGCCTTTACTGGCAGAGCTGGTCCGGCCGGGAGAAGTCGGCGCACTGGCCCCGCTCAATCCGTTCGGCGCGATTGGCCCGTTGGTCTGGCAGGAAGATGTTGGGCCTGCGCTCGGGTCCCTGGCGTACTGGCTGACGATTGGTCTGGTGGGGACCGCGGTGGCGGTGCTTCGCCTCAGGCCCAACAGCCTGCGATGGCTCGACGGCCACGCCGGGTGGTTCTGGCAAGGCTGGAAGGTGGGCAGGCGGCGCGTTCGGCCGATGGGCGATCGTCCCATGCTCTGGAAAGAGATCTATATCGAACGGCGGAACAGTCTCGGAGGGCTCGGGAAATGGCTCGGAGTCCTCGCCGTACTCTATCTCGTGCTGGCGAGTGTGGTCCTGACCGGGTTGTATCTCGACGCCCTGGTGCGGCAATCGTCGATCGACCAGGCGTCGGAGCGGCTCGTCTGGTTTCAGCGGGCCATCGTGGATACGGCTTCCTGGTTCAGTCTCTTTCTCGCCTGGGCCGTCGGTCTTCGCGCGGCGGTGGCGATCGCTTCCGAGCGTGAGCGAGGCACCTGGGACGCCTTGCTCACCAGCCCGCTCGAAGGTCCGGAGATCGTGGCGGGTAAGCTGATTGGGAGTCTCCACTCCTTGCGATGGTTGATTCTGGCCATGCTCCTGGCCTGGTCGCTTGCGCTCGGAATCGGCGCGATGGAACCGAGCGAGTACATCATCCAGCTTGCCTCGACCATCGTCATGATGACCTTCATGGCCGCTGTTGGGGTGCGGGTTTCGCTCGGAGCATCCAGCGTGACAACCGCAATGGCCTTGACGATTGGTGCATGGCTGGCCGCCTGGGCGGGGCTTGCGCTTCTCACGCTGCTGGCCGTCGGAATGGGAGCGCTCGGGTTGTTTCTGGGGTGGTTGATCGCCGATCGCTTCGGTCTGACAACCAGTGCGACCCCCTGGTTCCCGGTCGACTTCGCCACGTCGTACACGATCGTCCGGCTCGGACTCTACGCGATTGTGACCACGGTCGTGGTAATCGAGTCTCGAACACGGTTCGATCGGCTCGCCGGTCGGATCGTCCCGGACGAGGTCTGGAATCCGGACGACTGGGTCGAGGTGGCTCGAAGCGTCAACGGCCAGGAGAACCGGGACGCTCCGCAGACTGACAACCCCCATTCGACTCCGGAAGATCGGACCCTGATCGACGAACCGGAACCAACGCCGAGGACCTGACGCTCCCCTCGGTGCGGGGGCCATCTCCACGTGTCCTCGCTTCCGATTAATGACCAGGCCCCTCGACGGGCAAGGCAGGATCGGTCTCGGTGGCGGTGTCGGCAGCCGGGCGATTCACTGGGTCCAGGATAAGGGTGACGAAATCCCCAAGTGGAGGAAGGACCGGGGTGTTGGCCACGTAATTCAAGGCCTGGTCGTCGGCCGTGCTGGCGATCGGCAGGTCAAGAATTGCCTCCGGGAAATTGGCGACGGTGATCAGGTCGCCTCCGTCGGCGGCATAAAGCGGCTGTTCGAGCCCTGGGCGGTCAATCTCCATGCTCCCGGCGAACACCCAGTGATGGTTCAGAGACTCACCCGTCTGTTCGTTCTGGACGAAGGTGCGCGCGTCGGCCGATCGAGGCTTGCCGTCCTCGACCCACTCGACCGTGATCGCGATTTGCGGCCCCGTGGCTGGGGCAAACTCCGGGCGATACCGGACCGGGTGGCCGGGTTCAACGCCCGTGAGGATCAGCCCCGCATGAATCAGTCGTGGCGTGGCCGCAGTGGCCAGGATCGACTCGTGCTCTTTCGAATGGCGTAAGCACAGCAGATGTTCGAGAAACCCTTCCCGGCGAACGACCTGGGCTCGAAGGATCAGGCGTCGCGATTCCGGATCAAACCAGAGGGCCGGACCAAGGGGGCGATAGGATTCCGGGGCCTGGTATGAGTCTTCCTTGGGCGCATCGACGGGAAGCTGAGTCGGGGGTGAGGTGACCGATCCGGCGGTGATCAGGACAATTCCGATGAGCCAGGAAGCATCCATGGAAACGGGTCCTCGGTCTCAAAAAGGTCGATCGGAGTGGGTGGCCTGACCGGAGGGGATCAAAACGCGATCACCAACGATTCCAGGCTATCGCCCGTCTCTGCAATTGAAAAGAGCCGCCGGGGAATGGTCCCCGACGGCTCTCGTCGCGTTTGGGAAGAAAGGTTGGCGGGAGGGCCGGGCCGCGTCGAGTTGAGGCGTCCCGATCAGCCCGGCCCGCGGGCGGGCTCTGGGATCAGAGACCCGGCACCGGGACGGCCGGGATACCCAGCCGTTCCTCTTCCTCCTCGAGGATGATGATCCGAGGCGTGACCATCAGCATGAGGCTGTCCGTGGTTCGGCCGATGCCGATGTTGCGGAACAGTCGGTTGATGGTCGGAATCTTCGAGAGGACCGGCGTGCCGAACTCCAGCCGCTGCTCGGTCAGCCGCTTGATGCCGCCCAGGAGCACCGTGCCGCCGTCGGGGACCGTCACCGTCGTGTTGACGAAGGTATTGGAGACGATCGGCAGCTGGAGGGTCGATTGCAGGTCGGCCGCACCACCGCCCAGACCGCCACCGCCGACTGCACCCGCACCGAAGGTGAAGGTTTGCACGTCCGAGAGCACCTGGAAGAACGGTGAGAGGGTCAGTCGGACGTAGCGGCGGTCCGCCGTCACGACCGGGGTCACCTGCAGGGTCACACCGTCCTGGATCGGCGAAATCTGCGGCTGGAAGGCGACGGCACCCGCGTTGACCACCGGAGTCAGGCCGGTGACGAGGAACCGCTGCGTCTGGTCGCCGATGGTCGCCGAAGCACCGTTGAAGGTCGTGACCTTTGGAGCCTGCACCACGTTGGCCCGCGTATTCTGCTGGACCGCGGTGAGGAACAGGTAGACTTCCAGGTCGCTGAGGAAGGCGATACCGAAGTTCGTCCCCGCGTTCAGGTTGCCAAGGTTCGAGATCAGGCTCGCCGGCGAGTAGCTATCCTGCAGGACCGGGATTTGAAGGTCTCCGGTGAACCGCTGCGACCCGATGCCCGGCTGAGCGTTTCCGACGCCGAGGGTCAGGGGCTTGCGGTTGCCCAGCGAGATGTCTCGCTGCGGGTTGACCAGCCAGGGAGCGATGGCTTCACCGTCGGTCCCGGTGCCAGGGCCAGGAACAATCGGCTCGGCGGCCGGGTTCGGGACCACGAAGCTGCTCTTGGGTCCGAACAGGTCAGACTGGATCGAGAAGTCGAAGTCGACACCGATGAACTCGGCGAAGCTATCGTTGACGGTGATGAACCGCACCTCGACCGAGACCTGAAGGTCCTGGAGCCGTCTGAGCTGGCGAAGCAGGTCGATGACCTGATCGTGCACATCCGACGTGTGGCGGATGATGAGGCTCAGGTTCAGGAAGAACGGCGTGATCGAACCGATCGGAGGCTCATCCTCGCCGAATCCGAGTCCCTGGTCGCCACCGAAGCCGCCACCGCCCAGGCCGTAGTTGGTCCGGACCGAGCTTCCGGTGTTCGGGTCCTTGATCTCCCACGTGCCCGGGGCGATCGAGGTGGTGATCAGCTGGATCAAGGGGCTGAAGTCAACGTCAGGGTCCTGCTTCTCGACAGTCCAGCCGCCCGAGTCGCCGTTGGCCTCGGGAGTGAAGCCCGCCTGGTTGACGTTGTTCTGCCCGACCGGGTTGGGCTGATTGATCGTCTGCATCGGCGGCTTCGGGTTCCGCGGCGGGGCGACGACGAGGTCGGCCACCTGGTAAACCCGAGCGAACGATCGGCTCTTGGACTGCGGGGTGGTGATGACCAGCACGCCATCCTCGATCTTGTAGCTCAGGCCAAGCGGCTCGAGCATCAGGCTGAGGACGGTCTTGATCTTCGTGTTGGTCAGGACCAGGTTGTTGATCTGGGTCGACTCGGTCAGGGCCTCGTCTTGCAGAGCAACGTTGTCGACCACGATGTTCAGGCCGGTGTAGTTCCGCAGGAAACCCACCGCCTCGCCGATGGTGCCGTTGGGCATGTTGATCGAGATCGGCTCGTTGAGCTTCTTCTCAACCTCGATGGTCTCCGGCTCCTTGTACGGCATCGGGTCAGCGAACCGATCCCGGTTCTTGGTCATTTCGAGGAAGTTGCGCGGGTAGGTGATCCCATCCCGCAACAGGTCGCCGTCGATGACCGACGCCCGGTCCACATCGTGCAGGGCGTTCAGGACACCTTCTTCCTTGGCGGCCCGGATGCGCTGGTCTTCCTCGTAGTGACGACGGACCCGCATGACCGTGGCCATTGCCGTGGCCGAGACGTTGTTCGGATCAAGGGCGATGACTCGTTCGGCCCAGGCTTCGGCGGCGGCGTAGTCGCCGTCGTTCTGGGCGGCCATGGCCTTGTCCATCATCTCCTCGACCTGACGCTGCTTGGCAGAGTCGGCCTCGAGGATGCGGAGCTTCGTCCGCTGGGCTTCGGCGTAGGCTTCCTTGTCGTTCATCTTGGCGTCGAAGGCGAGCTTGTCCTTCTTGGCCAGTTCGATGGCAACCTCAAGTCGGCGGACCATCGTCCGAGCGACTGGAGTGGAAAGGTCCGCGGCCATGACCGAGGCCTTGGTTTCTTCGAGCAAGGCGATCGCCTTGTCCGGCTCGACCTCCATCAGCCGACGTGATTCGGCCACCTTCGTGCCCACCTCGGCGTTGAGCCGCTGGGCATTGATCGTCTCGGCGTCGAGCTGGGCGTCGAGGTTGTCGACCCGGCTCGTGGCATCTTGCGGCAGCTTCATCAGCAGGTCTTCGACCTTCTGACTGATCGAGTTATCGAGTGCCGAAGGCATCGAGGCGATCTCGTTGAGCATCGCTCGGGCCCGGTCGAACT
This window harbors:
- a CDS encoding ABC transporter permease, with protein sequence MASEVWLGPLVGPECRRAVGKGWLFLARGVAGLLSAAIAMAILWWWWINWNEAADPDFSPYQALRGGLTLLIGLATTIALVFGPAVIAGSLSGEQERGSMGLLLTTRVSALEIVAGRLAGRLTQVGAVLLAMLPPMLLLGFLAAIRPGVLGVMLLYGPGLALGASGVTAGVAVLSRRGRDALLGSYAIGLGLLLTPLLAELVRPGEVGALAPLNPFGAIGPLVWQEDVGPALGSLAYWLTIGLVGTAVAVLRLRPNSLRWLDGHAGWFWQGWKVGRRRVRPMGDRPMLWKEIYIERRNSLGGLGKWLGVLAVLYLVLASVVLTGLYLDALVRQSSIDQASERLVWFQRAIVDTASWFSLFLAWAVGLRAAVAIASERERGTWDALLTSPLEGPEIVAGKLIGSLHSLRWLILAMLLAWSLALGIGAMEPSEYIIQLASTIVMMTFMAAVGVRVSLGASSVTTAMALTIGAWLAAWAGLALLTLLAVGMGALGLFLGWLIADRFGLTTSATPWFPVDFATSYTIVRLGLYAIVTTVVVIESRTRFDRLAGRIVPDEVWNPDDWVEVARSVNGQENRDAPQTDNPHSTPEDRTLIDEPEPTPRT
- a CDS encoding XdhC family protein encodes the protein MRDVLDQLTDLLDLGREALLCQVVETKGSTPQKAGALMLVDPSGGQVGTLGGGCVENEVKQKALRRLGQTGADRHTFVLDHDYAWADGLICGGKMVILAEAFRGPEAAAYFRAYRDRLDAGLGLVEAVAIDPERCGVEAIGERWLFGPEAELVASLPQRDLPNAVATLIEPIERRPKLASTRGVAILPVLPRIRLVIVGAGHVGQAVAKLAAEADFDVTVVDDRAQYANPERFPMADQIVVGPMEEVLPALDTNPHTYALVVTRGHGHDQEALFHLAPTAASYVGLIGSKRKIRLIFDGLREQGIGEKHLARVTAPIGLSIGSQTVPEIAISVVAQLIARRNLGLEAVETNGFARVEPKDAPEAVNS
- a CDS encoding nucleotidyltransferase family protein, coding for MIAALVPSAGQSRRMGRPKLTLPLAEGGVVIARVVSALRIGGADRVLVIAPPRSEPGSAELLDQAREAGAETLELPDVTPEMRATVEAGLDLLETGPLPSSVLICPGDSVGLTPGLVTAVVDGMRRHPQSIVVPVFKTRRGHPLGLPWPLACAIRELPSDVGINALRNQFADRVVLLDVSEPGTAEDLDTPDDYLKWKPQSGT
- a CDS encoding YdjY domain-containing protein gives rise to the protein MDASWLIGIVLITAGSVTSPPTQLPVDAPKEDSYQAPESYRPLGPALWFDPESRRLILRAQVVRREGFLEHLLCLRHSKEHESILATAATPRLIHAGLILTGVEPGHPVRYRPEFAPATGPQIAITVEWVEDGKPRSADARTFVQNEQTGESLNHHWVFAGSMEIDRPGLEQPLYAADGGDLITVANFPEAILDLPIASTADDQALNYVANTPVLPPLGDFVTLILDPVNRPAADTATETDPALPVEGPGH
- a CDS encoding type II secretory pathway, component PulD → MGRLRTLTILMMSIGAWSAATEGAYQGGVPSSAPVNRPPSPVPPVEYLRAGANLFNQGDYDLAAQYLKAAHDYRDGLSESERSRLDEYLQAMDSLATKPAPASGLAAAPTPAPAPGAVQATEPGSEPIGRDYATDSKSTARWLLVSAREDLARGEYDAAQAKLDKARSMDVKWGLFDDLSPNKLQKELDKVRPAEGAATVADSTLPVDDPKAAKAAAKLKLEEAREALSRGDYDRAQAIAMEVETWNLSFGIFEDSPEKVASAARVLRSRQNGGDQNDQSTYDLLVSEARALLQQGQTDEAAKKARKALSLNVVPTLDADRAEAVLHDIELAQGQGAPFASDPNVRVVQNVAGEDALGFDPFAEAAPAPIDALPTFDEPAGEAVVVGDTPAVDAASAAMDRANALMAGGNFAAAREAVDQAVAAGAGAEAEDLRAQIDLAQQAASLQLYDAALAAVRSQEFDRARAMLNEIASMPSALDNSISQKVEDLLMKLPQDATSRVDNLDAQLDAETINAQRLNAEVGTKVAESRRLMEVEPDKAIALLEETKASVMAADLSTPVARTMVRRLEVAIELAKKDKLAFDAKMNDKEAYAEAQRTKLRILEADSAKQRQVEEMMDKAMAAQNDGDYAAAEAWAERVIALDPNNVSATAMATVMRVRRHYEEDQRIRAAKEEGVLNALHDVDRASVIDGDLLRDGITYPRNFLEMTKNRDRFADPMPYKEPETIEVEKKLNEPISINMPNGTIGEAVGFLRNYTGLNIVVDNVALQDEALTESTQINNLVLTNTKIKTVLSLMLEPLGLSYKIEDGVLVITTPQSKSRSFARVYQVADLVVAPPRNPKPPMQTINQPNPVGQNNVNQAGFTPEANGDSGGWTVEKQDPDVDFSPLIQLITTSIAPGTWEIKDPNTGSSVRTNYGLGGGGFGGDQGLGFGEDEPPIGSITPFFLNLSLIIRHTSDVHDQVIDLLRQLRRLQDLQVSVEVRFITVNDSFAEFIGVDFDFSIQSDLFGPKSSFVVPNPAAEPIVPGPGTGTDGEAIAPWLVNPQRDISLGNRKPLTLGVGNAQPGIGSQRFTGDLQIPVLQDSYSPASLISNLGNLNAGTNFGIAFLSDLEVYLFLTAVQQNTRANVVQAPKVTTFNGASATIGDQTQRFLVTGLTPVVNAGAVAFQPQISPIQDGVTLQVTPVVTADRRYVRLTLSPFFQVLSDVQTFTFGAGAVGGGGLGGGAADLQSTLQLPIVSNTFVNTTVTVPDGGTVLLGGIKRLTEQRLEFGTPVLSKIPTINRLFRNIGIGRTTDSLMLMVTPRIIILEEEEERLGIPAVPVPGL